One segment of Fusobacteriaceae bacterium DNA contains the following:
- a CDS encoding elongation factor P maturation arginine rhamnosyltransferase EarP: MAKACERESRERESCKGQKHGGYASDLDIFCEVIDNYGDIGVVLRLAKEFRRRGGPDIRIRVVVNDLNALAAIHPGIRDVEAQELGGIAFFRDREFREAGRGIARTAIGAFGCDPPEAYLAEGREKGMLLLDLQYLTGEKWAEDFHLKPSMVPGKLRKFFYFPGFTPESGGLLQRPQFRERVRLAPEKFVNKYFGEFSGPQKRLKIVVFSYERDFSGLLEALRKLDKPAALLVCGGKSRAAFGKFIGEFQKKDFGNIHICGKIEMKYAEFFTQDQFEELLNAADVNFVRGEDSAAQAATAGKPFLWELYPQRDNVQLDKLEGFLRTYGKFFPGGAESQAARETSELFRAYNSGDGALRDAPAERYLAFFKNLRTIGEACGAFSAELARSCDLLTKIKTIIQEYAGGKL; the protein is encoded by the coding sequence ATGGCTAAAGCCTGCGAGCGGGAGAGCCGGGAGCGGGAATCGTGTAAAGGCCAAAAGCACGGCGGTTACGCGTCCGATCTCGATATATTTTGCGAGGTCATCGACAATTACGGCGATATCGGCGTCGTCCTGCGCCTGGCCAAGGAATTCCGCAGGCGCGGCGGGCCGGATATCCGGATCCGCGTCGTCGTCAACGATTTGAACGCGCTTGCGGCCATACACCCGGGAATCCGGGATGTTGAAGCACAGGAACTCGGAGGGATTGCTTTTTTCCGGGACCGTGAATTCCGGGAGGCCGGGCGCGGGATCGCCAGGACCGCAATCGGCGCCTTCGGCTGCGATCCGCCGGAGGCCTATCTCGCCGAAGGCCGGGAAAAAGGGATGCTTCTGCTTGACCTTCAATATCTGACCGGGGAGAAATGGGCCGAAGACTTTCACCTGAAGCCCTCGATGGTCCCGGGAAAGCTGAGAAAATTCTTTTATTTTCCGGGCTTTACGCCCGAAAGCGGAGGACTTTTGCAACGTCCCCAATTCCGGGAGCGGGTGCGACTGGCCCCCGAAAAATTTGTCAACAAATATTTCGGCGAATTTTCCGGGCCCCAAAAGCGCTTGAAGATCGTGGTCTTTTCCTATGAAAGAGATTTTTCCGGGCTCCTTGAGGCCCTGCGAAAATTGGACAAACCCGCGGCGCTTCTTGTCTGCGGCGGCAAGAGCCGGGCGGCTTTCGGTAAATTCATCGGGGAATTTCAGAAAAAAGACTTTGGAAATATCCATATCTGTGGTAAAATAGAAATGAAGTACGCCGAATTCTTCACGCAGGATCAGTTCGAGGAATTGCTCAACGCGGCGGACGTGAATTTCGTGCGCGGTGAGGATTCCGCGGCCCAGGCGGCCACGGCGGGCAAGCCCTTTCTGTGGGAGCTTTATCCCCAGAGAGATAACGTTCAACTGGACAAGCTGGAGGGTTTTCTCCGAACTTACGGGAAATTTTTCCCCGGCGGCGCGGAATCTCAGGCGGCCCGGGAAACCTCGGAGCTTTTCCGGGCGTACAACAGCGGAGACGGCGCTTTGCGGGACGCTCCGGCGGAACGCTATCTCGCGTTTTTCAAGAATTTGCGGACCATCGGGGAAGCCTGCGGGGCATTTTCCGCGGAATTGGCCCGTTCGTGCGATCTTTTGACAAAAATAAAAACCATAATACAAGAATATGCAGGAGGTAAACTATGA
- the metK gene encoding methionine adenosyltransferase: MENFTYFTSEFVSPGHPDKISDQISDAILDECLERDPAARVACEVFCTTGQVIVGGEITTTTYVDIQKVIREKIREIGYREGLGFDPNCGVLNGIHAQSPDIAMGVDTGGAGDQGIMFGGAVRETPELMPLAIVLAREIIVRLTKLTREGGLPWARPDAKSQVTLAYDRGGRVNHVDTIVLSVQHEPDVTRDFIEKEVKEKVIAPVLTRYGLDPAAVRRYHINPTGRFVIGGPSGDTGLTGRKIIVDTYGGYFRHGGGAFSGKDPSKVDRSGAYAARWVAKNIVAAGLADKCEVQLSYAIGVAEPVSIKVDAFGTGKADETDLSEAVRAVFDLTPRGIEKALELRSGKIKYQDLAAFGHIGRTDLDTPWERTDKAEDLKKALKK; this comes from the coding sequence ATGGAAAATTTTACGTATTTTACCTCGGAATTCGTGTCGCCGGGACATCCGGACAAGATTTCCGACCAGATCTCAGACGCCATATTGGACGAATGTCTCGAGCGGGATCCCGCGGCCCGGGTGGCCTGCGAGGTCTTCTGCACCACGGGGCAGGTCATTGTCGGCGGCGAGATCACGACGACCACCTATGTGGACATTCAGAAAGTCATTCGGGAAAAGATCCGGGAGATCGGCTACCGCGAGGGTCTGGGTTTTGACCCCAATTGCGGCGTTCTGAACGGCATCCACGCCCAGTCGCCCGATATCGCCATGGGCGTCGATACCGGCGGCGCCGGGGATCAGGGCATCATGTTCGGAGGCGCGGTAAGGGAGACGCCGGAGCTCATGCCGCTGGCCATCGTACTGGCCCGGGAGATCATCGTCAGGCTCACGAAACTCACCCGGGAGGGGGGCCTTCCCTGGGCCCGGCCCGACGCCAAGTCCCAGGTGACGTTGGCCTACGACAGAGGAGGGCGCGTCAATCACGTGGATACCATTGTCCTTTCCGTGCAGCATGAACCCGACGTGACCCGGGACTTCATCGAAAAAGAAGTCAAAGAAAAGGTCATCGCGCCGGTACTCACGCGCTACGGCCTCGATCCCGCGGCCGTCAGACGCTACCACATCAATCCCACGGGCCGTTTCGTGATCGGCGGTCCCAGCGGAGACACGGGCCTCACGGGGCGGAAAATCATCGTCGACACCTACGGCGGTTATTTCCGGCACGGCGGCGGGGCCTTCTCGGGCAAAGATCCCTCCAAGGTCGACCGTTCCGGGGCCTACGCGGCCCGCTGGGTCGCCAAGAACATCGTCGCGGCGGGCTTGGCCGACAAATGCGAAGTGCAGCTCTCCTACGCCATCGGCGTGGCCGAACCCGTTTCGATCAAGGTCGACGCCTTCGGGACCGGCAAAGCCGACGAGACGGACCTTTCCGAAGCCGTCCGGGCCGTATTCGACCTGACGCCCCGGGGTATAGAGAAAGCGCTGGAGCTCCGCTCGGGCAAGATCAAGTACCAGGACCTCGCGGCCTTCGGTCATATCGGGCGTACGGATCTCGACACGCCCTGGGAGCGGACGGACAAAGCGGAAGACTTAAAAAAGGCATTGAAAAAATAG
- a CDS encoding PTS sugar transporter subunit IIA has product MKFSSYLDPKMIFTDMDVTGIKEAIAHMIEKMAEHSPTVAARQEELTYSALKRENEISTCVGNGIAVPHGRLENFNDLFVSLAVLKKPVGMEVGLTGKKDAVDIVFLVLCDVLKNKNILKIMSAISKLALQHKDVLERIRREQDPKVIHKLIHDAGIEVGRRIVAEDVLSPDVIPAGPDDTLEKIVKRLILERLSGLPVVDADGTFLGEITEKELIEFGMPDYLSYIGNLNFLTVGEPFEEYMRQEKTATIRSLYRKAENVVAVDKKTPILEICSIIVKKGVTRFYVVEKKKYCGVIRRSDILKKVLHI; this is encoded by the coding sequence ATGAAATTTTCCAGTTATCTGGATCCGAAAATGATTTTTACCGATATGGACGTGACGGGGATCAAGGAGGCCATCGCCCATATGATTGAAAAAATGGCCGAACATTCCCCCACGGTGGCGGCCCGGCAGGAAGAGCTGACCTACAGCGCGCTGAAGCGGGAAAACGAGATCTCCACCTGCGTGGGAAACGGGATCGCCGTCCCCCACGGGCGCCTGGAAAACTTTAACGACCTCTTCGTGTCCCTGGCGGTTTTGAAAAAGCCCGTGGGCATGGAAGTGGGCCTGACCGGCAAAAAAGACGCCGTGGATATTGTGTTTCTGGTCCTTTGCGACGTGCTCAAAAACAAAAACATCCTGAAGATCATGAGCGCCATCTCGAAGCTGGCTTTGCAGCATAAGGACGTGCTGGAGCGGATTCGGCGGGAACAGGACCCCAAAGTCATTCACAAGCTGATCCACGACGCCGGGATCGAGGTGGGGCGGCGGATCGTGGCCGAAGATGTATTGAGCCCCGACGTAATCCCCGCGGGGCCCGACGACACGCTGGAAAAGATCGTCAAACGCCTGATTCTGGAGCGTCTGAGCGGGCTTCCGGTCGTTGACGCCGACGGGACCTTCCTCGGCGAGATCACGGAAAAGGAGCTGATCGAGTTTGGGATGCCCGATTATCTTTCGTATATCGGCAATCTCAATTTCCTCACGGTGGGGGAACCCTTCGAGGAATACATGCGGCAGGAAAAGACGGCCACGATCCGTTCCCTCTACCGCAAGGCTGAAAATGTCGTCGCCGTAGACAAAAAGACGCCGATACTGGAAATCTGCTCGATTATCGTGAAAAAAGGCGTCACGCGCTTTTATGTCGTCGAGAAAAAGAAATACTGCGGCGTCATCAGGCGCTCGGACATCCTGAAAAAAGTATTGCACATATAA
- a CDS encoding ArsB/NhaD family transporter, producing MEVKFIAAVLVFLGTFYCIIFTKLSKSVVSILGGSLMVLIRILDQEEALSAIAGNFEILLLLMGMMMVVEIMSESGIFQWLAIKVAQAAKGEPVRILVLLSLVTAVCSAFLDNVTTILLMLPIAILLARRLKVDVLPFVLFPIFSCNIGGTATMIGDPPNLIIAAAAGLRFNDFLIHAAPVVLVNLAVLLATALILFRKNLRVSNELKAGIMDLEPGRAITDKGLMVKSLALFSVILAGFLTNVVTNIGLAVIAISCSVALLLLSGKKPAEIYEKIEWDTLFFFGGLFVLIDGINKTGLIALIGRGITQLTAGDTKVTAFVITILSTFLSPILGAVPYSVSFSRVVADMGQSAGHPAVWWWALVLGACLGGNLTAIGAAANIVGLSIAEKSNIRISFLQFLKYGLIVVGESLILSLIYVAIRY from the coding sequence TTGGAAGTAAAGTTTATTGCGGCGGTCTTGGTATTTCTGGGTACGTTTTATTGTATTATTTTTACGAAGCTTTCGAAATCCGTGGTCTCCATCCTGGGCGGCAGCCTCATGGTCCTGATCCGGATTCTCGATCAGGAGGAGGCCCTTTCGGCCATCGCGGGCAATTTTGAGATCCTTTTGCTCTTGATGGGCATGATGATGGTCGTCGAGATCATGTCCGAGAGCGGGATCTTCCAGTGGCTGGCCATCAAGGTGGCCCAGGCGGCAAAGGGGGAGCCCGTGAGAATTCTCGTGCTGCTGTCCCTGGTGACCGCTGTATGTTCGGCCTTTCTGGACAATGTGACGACGATTCTCCTGATGCTGCCGATCGCCATATTGCTGGCCCGGCGGCTCAAGGTGGACGTGCTCCCCTTCGTGCTCTTCCCGATTTTTTCCTGCAACATCGGAGGGACGGCCACGATGATCGGCGATCCGCCGAACCTGATTATCGCGGCGGCGGCGGGACTGCGCTTCAACGATTTCCTGATCCACGCGGCCCCCGTTGTTCTCGTCAATCTGGCGGTCCTTTTGGCTACGGCCCTGATCCTTTTCCGGAAAAACCTCCGGGTGTCCAACGAGCTCAAGGCGGGAATCATGGATCTCGAACCGGGACGGGCCATTACGGACAAGGGCCTTATGGTCAAGTCTCTCGCGCTTTTCTCGGTTATCCTGGCGGGTTTTCTCACGAACGTCGTGACGAATATCGGTCTCGCGGTCATTGCCATTTCCTGCTCCGTCGCGCTTCTTTTGCTGAGCGGGAAAAAACCCGCCGAGATCTATGAAAAAATCGAGTGGGACACGCTCTTTTTCTTCGGGGGGCTCTTCGTCCTCATTGACGGCATCAATAAAACGGGACTGATCGCCCTGATCGGCCGGGGGATCACGCAACTGACCGCGGGCGACACAAAAGTGACGGCCTTTGTGATCACGATCCTCTCGACGTTCCTATCGCCGATTTTGGGCGCGGTTCCCTATTCGGTGTCCTTTTCCCGAGTCGTGGCCGACATGGGCCAAAGCGCGGGACATCCGGCCGTCTGGTGGTGGGCTCTCGTCCTGGGGGCCTGTCTCGGGGGAAATCTGACCGCCATCGGCGCCGCGGCCAATATTGTAGGCCTTTCCATCGCCGAAAAATCCAATATCCGGATCAGTTTTCTGCAATTCTTGAAATACGGGCTCATTGTTGTCGGGGAATCCCTGATTCTGTCGTTGATCTATGTGGCGATCCGCTACTGA
- a CDS encoding mechanosensitive ion channel produces the protein MENSVKSWLSYVASAAPSFAVKVIFLVICIFVGRKVIQLVSRSFEKIMELRGADPLLASFTQSFLKYFLHIVLFFVAIGILGIRATSLMALLGTAGLAVGLALQGSLSDLAGGVLILIFKPFSKGDFISNNAGIEGVVDQIFILHTVLTTVDNKNIVVPNGQLAHASITNFSQNPIRRLDMIFSVSYDAPTEKVKAVLNDVADKHPKILQDKPRTIRLSAFNDSSISFVFRVWVSNKDYWDVYFDCNETVRQRFAENGIEIPYPKLDVYQK, from the coding sequence ATGGAAAACTCTGTGAAATCCTGGTTGAGTTATGTGGCGTCGGCCGCGCCTTCCTTCGCGGTCAAGGTGATTTTCCTCGTCATCTGCATCTTTGTCGGCAGGAAGGTCATCCAGCTCGTCAGCCGGAGTTTCGAGAAAATCATGGAACTCAGGGGCGCCGATCCCCTACTCGCCAGTTTTACCCAGTCTTTTCTCAAGTATTTTCTCCACATCGTGCTGTTTTTTGTGGCCATCGGCATCCTCGGAATCCGCGCCACATCTCTGATGGCGCTGCTCGGTACCGCCGGTCTCGCCGTGGGCCTCGCCCTGCAGGGAAGTCTCAGCGACCTGGCCGGGGGCGTTTTGATTCTGATCTTCAAACCCTTCTCCAAGGGAGATTTCATCTCCAACAACGCCGGGATCGAAGGGGTCGTGGATCAGATTTTCATTTTGCATACGGTCCTGACGACCGTTGACAACAAAAACATCGTTGTACCCAACGGACAGCTGGCCCACGCCAGCATCACCAATTTTTCCCAGAACCCCATCCGCAGGCTGGACATGATCTTTTCCGTCTCCTATGACGCGCCGACCGAGAAGGTCAAGGCCGTCTTGAACGACGTGGCCGACAAGCATCCGAAGATCCTGCAGGACAAGCCCCGGACCATCCGGCTGAGCGCCTTCAACGACAGTTCCATCAGCTTTGTGTTCCGGGTCTGGGTCAGCAACAAAGACTACTGGGACGTATATTTCGACTGCAACGAGACCGTAAGACAGCGCTTCGCCGAAAACGGCATTGAGATCCCCTACCCGAAATTGGACGTCTACCAAAAGTAA
- the guaB gene encoding IMP dehydrogenase gives METKILKEAITFDDVLLVPGRSAVLPHEVSLKTNLTEDIVLNVPIVSAAMDTVTESDLAIALARQGGLGFVHKNMSITDQASEVDRVKRIESGMIKNPVTLSIDNTVGNAEALMKRYKISGLPVINESGKLIGIITNRDIKYHRDMTQPVGEVMTKNNLVTAPIGTTLDQAKEILLAHRIEKLPITDDAGYLKGLITIKDIDNLVEYPNACKDSHGTLRVGGAVGIGADTMERVEALIKAGVDVIAVDSAHGHSEGVLRTIKEIRNAWPELALIGGNIVTAEAALDLIEAGVNTVKVGIGPGSICTTRVVAGVGVPQLTAIYDVYEACKGKKVRVIADGGIKFSGDIVKALACGADCVMLGGLLAGTAEAPGEEIFLEGRKYKIYVGMGSIAAMKRGSKDRYFQTDAQKLVPEGIEGCIAFRGSLKDVVFQLCGGLRAGMGYCGTPTIPDLQEKGKFVKITGAGLKESHPHDIVITKEAPNYTK, from the coding sequence ATGGAAACAAAAATTCTCAAAGAAGCCATCACCTTCGATGATGTGCTGCTGGTTCCGGGCAGGTCCGCGGTCCTTCCCCACGAAGTCAGCCTCAAGACAAACCTGACGGAGGACATCGTCCTCAATGTCCCCATTGTCAGCGCGGCCATGGATACGGTCACGGAATCGGACCTCGCCATCGCCCTTGCCCGTCAGGGCGGCTTGGGCTTTGTCCACAAGAACATGTCCATCACGGACCAGGCTTCGGAGGTGGACCGGGTAAAACGCATCGAGAGCGGCATGATCAAAAATCCCGTGACCCTTTCGATCGACAACACCGTCGGCAACGCCGAGGCGCTGATGAAGCGCTACAAGATCTCGGGACTCCCCGTCATCAACGAGAGCGGGAAGCTGATCGGGATCATCACCAATCGCGATATCAAATACCATCGGGATATGACCCAACCCGTGGGCGAGGTCATGACGAAGAACAATCTCGTCACGGCCCCCATCGGCACGACCCTGGACCAGGCCAAGGAAATCCTTCTGGCCCACCGGATCGAAAAACTGCCGATCACCGACGACGCTGGCTATCTCAAGGGACTCATCACCATAAAAGACATCGACAATCTCGTCGAATACCCCAACGCCTGTAAGGACAGCCACGGGACGCTCAGAGTCGGGGGCGCCGTAGGCATCGGCGCCGACACCATGGAACGGGTCGAGGCCCTGATCAAGGCGGGCGTCGACGTCATCGCCGTGGATTCCGCCCACGGACATTCCGAGGGGGTCCTGCGGACCATCAAAGAGATCCGCAACGCCTGGCCCGAGCTGGCTCTGATCGGCGGCAATATCGTCACGGCGGAGGCGGCCCTGGACTTGATCGAAGCCGGCGTCAACACCGTGAAAGTAGGGATCGGCCCCGGTTCCATCTGCACGACCCGGGTCGTGGCCGGCGTGGGCGTCCCGCAACTGACGGCCATCTATGACGTCTACGAGGCCTGCAAGGGGAAAAAGGTCCGGGTCATCGCCGACGGCGGCATCAAGTTTTCTGGCGACATCGTCAAGGCTCTGGCCTGCGGCGCGGACTGCGTCATGCTGGGCGGGCTTCTCGCGGGAACGGCCGAAGCCCCCGGCGAGGAAATCTTCCTCGAGGGGAGAAAATACAAGATCTACGTCGGCATGGGCTCCATCGCCGCCATGAAGCGGGGCTCCAAAGACCGCTATTTCCAGACCGACGCCCAAAAATTGGTGCCCGAGGGCATCGAAGGCTGCATCGCCTTCCGGGGGAGCCTCAAAGACGTGGTGTTCCAGCTCTGCGGCGGGCTCCGGGCCGGCATGGGCTATTGCGGGACCCCTACGATCCCCGATTTGCAGGAAAAGGGAAAATTCGTCAAAATCACGGGAGCGGGTCTCAAGGAAAGCCATCCCCACGATATCGTCATCACCAAGGAAGCGCCCAATTACACGAAATAG
- a CDS encoding toxin-antitoxin system YwqK family antitoxin, with the protein MKKPKTTILILLALAVSGVMSYGKGKFREIQPLLPNNTGVGGNTKPVGRAGPELVEEDIVIQQGTPQIPEENSGDSDGSRKSWQPVDGSDKKPAENTPYELIPIKIGIDPADSKNDILDQSEKKPETQGTTAGTQPAVTPETAETGQQAVTPTGPAGKVPDRKIIPPPSDRNLDFSNKDTINEIVYAKGEDEPFTGVFTAYIGNVIEYSETYVKGVLDGEEIWYSNGKPNMVYVYKGGKLNGDSYMYYEDGLVKNVQSYKNGNIVSLVSYDRNGRVLHKSAFPDGTGNWKIFWDNGNVLEEGNYKGWKKDGQWKRYQSDGTVDNIKKYQNGKLTGESWN; encoded by the coding sequence ATGAAAAAACCGAAAACCACGATCCTGATTTTGCTCGCCCTGGCGGTCTCGGGCGTCATGTCCTACGGCAAAGGAAAATTCCGGGAAATCCAGCCCCTTTTGCCCAACAATACCGGCGTCGGCGGCAATACGAAGCCCGTGGGCCGGGCGGGGCCGGAGCTCGTCGAGGAGGATATCGTGATCCAGCAGGGGACGCCGCAAATTCCCGAAGAAAACAGCGGCGACAGCGACGGGAGCCGGAAATCCTGGCAACCCGTGGACGGATCCGACAAAAAGCCCGCGGAAAATACCCCCTACGAGCTGATCCCGATCAAAATCGGCATCGATCCCGCCGACTCAAAGAACGATATTTTGGATCAGAGCGAAAAGAAGCCCGAAACGCAGGGAACAACCGCCGGGACACAGCCCGCGGTCACGCCGGAAACGGCCGAAACGGGACAGCAGGCCGTGACGCCTACGGGACCGGCCGGGAAAGTCCCCGACCGCAAGATCATCCCGCCGCCTTCGGACCGGAACCTCGATTTTTCCAACAAAGACACGATCAACGAAATCGTGTACGCCAAGGGCGAGGACGAGCCCTTTACGGGCGTATTCACGGCTTATATCGGAAACGTCATCGAATACAGCGAGACCTACGTCAAGGGCGTCCTCGACGGGGAGGAAATCTGGTATTCCAACGGGAAGCCCAACATGGTCTATGTCTACAAGGGCGGCAAACTCAACGGCGATTCCTACATGTACTATGAGGACGGCCTCGTCAAAAATGTCCAGAGCTACAAAAACGGCAATATCGTGTCCCTGGTCTCCTACGACAGGAACGGGCGGGTCCTGCACAAATCGGCCTTCCCCGACGGGACCGGCAACTGGAAGATTTTCTGGGACAACGGGAACGTCCTTGAGGAAGGCAACTACAAAGGCTGGAAGAAAGACGGCCAGTGGAAGCGCTACCAGTCCGACGGGACCGTGGACAACATCAAGAAATACCAGAACGGAAAACTCACCGGCGAAAGCTGGAACTGA
- a CDS encoding 2-isopropylmalate synthase yields the protein MFQAEKYKIAYYPVPQARMKWAEKDHIEKAPQWCSVDLRDGNQSLIIPMNLREKLEFFELLVQMGFKEIEVGFPAASETEYQFLRTLIEEKRIPDDVTIQVLTQAREAIMQKTIDAVRGVRNVIIHLYNSTSRAQREQVFKASKREIIDIAVKGATYLRDHSRNLDANVRFEYSPESFTGTEMPFALEICNAVLDVWQPTPERKAVINLPVTVAHSMPHVYANQIEFISDNLKYRENVVLSLHPHNDRGTAVADTELALLAGADRVEGTLFGNGERTGNVDIVTVALNMYTHGVDPGLDFSDMPKICRIYEKVTKMKVHARQPYGGALVFAAFSGSHQDAIAKGMRWRKEKRLRQWTVPYLPIDPEDLNRVYETDVIRINSQSGKGGIGYILEETYGLDIPETWREAFGYYVKAISDREQRELAPPEIYEAFLKFTKIQDQKGETHAHDDDTKDFGRKGGFERSRGGSAHQREAGLGAGK from the coding sequence GTGTTTCAAGCCGAAAAATACAAAATCGCATATTATCCGGTTCCTCAGGCCCGCATGAAATGGGCGGAAAAAGACCACATCGAAAAAGCGCCGCAGTGGTGCAGCGTCGATCTCAGAGACGGCAACCAGTCTCTGATCATTCCCATGAACCTCCGGGAAAAATTGGAGTTCTTCGAGCTTCTCGTGCAAATGGGCTTCAAGGAAATCGAAGTGGGCTTTCCGGCCGCCTCGGAAACGGAATATCAGTTCCTGCGGACGCTGATCGAGGAAAAGCGCATCCCCGACGACGTGACGATCCAGGTATTGACCCAGGCCCGCGAGGCCATTATGCAAAAGACCATAGACGCCGTGCGGGGCGTCCGGAACGTCATCATCCACCTCTACAACTCCACGTCCCGGGCCCAGCGGGAGCAGGTCTTCAAAGCAAGCAAACGGGAAATCATCGATATCGCCGTCAAGGGCGCGACTTATCTCCGGGATCATTCGCGAAATCTTGACGCCAACGTCCGCTTCGAGTATTCGCCCGAGAGCTTTACGGGGACGGAAATGCCCTTTGCCCTCGAGATCTGCAACGCCGTCCTCGACGTATGGCAACCGACGCCCGAACGGAAGGCCGTCATCAACCTGCCGGTCACCGTGGCCCATTCCATGCCCCATGTCTATGCCAACCAGATCGAATTCATCAGCGACAACCTCAAATACCGGGAAAATGTAGTCCTGTCGCTCCATCCCCACAACGACCGGGGCACGGCCGTGGCCGATACGGAACTGGCCCTCTTGGCCGGGGCGGACCGGGTCGAAGGAACGCTCTTCGGAAACGGCGAACGGACGGGAAACGTGGATATCGTCACCGTGGCCCTCAACATGTATACCCACGGCGTCGATCCGGGCCTTGATTTTTCCGATATGCCGAAGATCTGCCGGATCTACGAGAAAGTGACGAAAATGAAAGTCCACGCCCGGCAACCCTACGGCGGGGCTCTGGTCTTCGCGGCCTTTTCGGGCTCCCATCAGGACGCCATCGCCAAGGGAATGCGCTGGCGGAAGGAAAAGCGCCTGCGGCAATGGACCGTCCCCTATCTGCCCATTGACCCCGAAGACCTGAACCGGGTCTACGAGACCGACGTGATCCGGATCAACAGCCAGTCGGGCAAGGGCGGCATCGGCTATATCCTCGAAGAAACCTACGGTCTGGACATCCCCGAGACCTGGCGGGAAGCCTTCGGCTACTATGTCAAGGCCATCTCGGACCGGGAACAGCGGGAATTGGCCCCGCCGGAAATCTACGAAGCCTTTCTCAAATTTACCAAAATACAGGATCAAAAAGGAGAGACACATGCACATGACGATGACACAAAAGATTTTGGCCGCAAAGGCGGGTTTGAACGAAGTCGCGGCGGGTCAGCTCATCAACGCGAAGCTGGACTTGGCGCTGGGAAATGA
- the leuC gene encoding 3-isopropylmalate dehydratase large subunit yields the protein MHMTMTQKILAAKAGLNEVAAGQLINAKLDLALGNDITAPVAINEFEKAGFTDVFDKEKVVLVMDHFVPNKDIKSAEQCKQCRTFAGAQSLKNFFDVGEMGVEHALLPEKGLVVPGDCVVGADSHTCTYGALGAFSTGVGSTDLAAAMATGELWFKVPPALKFTLVGKPGPWVGGKDVILHIIGMIGVDGARYKSMEFSGPGLVNLSMDDRFCMANMAIEAGGKNGIFAVDEKTLEYLAGRATRDPLVVTADPDAIYEAEYTIDLSRIKPTVAFPHLPENTKTAEEAGDIPIDQVVIGSCTNGRLSDMKTAAEILKGRHVAKNVRTIIIPATPTIYKQCIQAGYLNIFVDAGCVVSTPTCGPCLGGYMGILAEGERCVATTNRNFVGRMGHTGSEVYLAGPAVAAASAITGKITNPQEVMK from the coding sequence ATGCACATGACGATGACACAAAAGATTTTGGCCGCAAAGGCGGGTTTGAACGAAGTCGCGGCGGGTCAGCTCATCAACGCGAAGCTGGACTTGGCGCTGGGAAATGACATCACGGCGCCGGTCGCCATTAACGAATTCGAAAAAGCGGGATTTACCGATGTCTTCGACAAAGAAAAGGTCGTTCTGGTCATGGACCACTTCGTGCCCAACAAAGACATCAAATCGGCCGAACAATGCAAGCAATGCCGGACTTTTGCGGGCGCGCAATCCCTGAAAAACTTTTTTGACGTCGGGGAAATGGGCGTCGAGCACGCGCTCCTGCCCGAAAAAGGCCTTGTGGTTCCCGGCGATTGCGTCGTCGGCGCCGATTCCCACACCTGCACTTACGGGGCTCTCGGGGCCTTCTCGACGGGCGTGGGCTCCACGGATCTCGCGGCCGCCATGGCCACGGGGGAACTCTGGTTCAAAGTCCCGCCGGCGCTCAAATTCACTCTTGTCGGAAAACCGGGGCCCTGGGTCGGCGGAAAGGACGTGATCCTCCATATCATCGGCATGATCGGCGTCGACGGGGCCCGCTACAAGTCCATGGAATTTTCGGGCCCGGGCCTCGTGAATCTCAGCATGGACGACCGCTTCTGCATGGCCAACATGGCCATCGAGGCCGGCGGAAAAAACGGAATCTTCGCGGTGGACGAAAAGACCCTCGAATACCTCGCGGGCAGAGCAACACGGGACCCGCTTGTGGTGACGGCCGATCCCGACGCGATCTACGAGGCCGAATATACGATTGATCTGTCGCGGATCAAGCCCACGGTGGCCTTCCCGCATCTGCCGGAAAACACCAAAACCGCCGAAGAAGCGGGGGATATCCCGATCGATCAGGTCGTCATCGGATCCTGTACCAACGGGCGGCTTTCCGATATGAAGACGGCCGCCGAAATCCTCAAGGGGCGGCATGTGGCGAAAAATGTCCGGACCATCATTATTCCGGCGACGCCGACCATTTACAAACAATGTATCCAGGCGGGTTACCTCAATATCTTTGTGGACGCGGGCTGCGTGGTCTCGACGCCGACCTGCGGGCCCTGCCTCGGCGGCTACATGGGCATACTCGCCGAAGGAGAGCGCTGCGTCGCCACCACAAACCGGAATTTTGTCGGAAGAATGGGCCATACGGGCTCGGAAGTTTATCTCGCGGGGCCGGCCGTGGCCGCGGCCAGCGCAATTACCGGAAAAATCACGAATCCTCAGGAGGTCATGAAATGA